The window ttcccgggcgggcggtccGCCCCCTTGGTGGTCCCAAGCAAGTAAGGCGTCCGCACCCGAAGACTCCTCCCACGGCAGCTCGGACGCATTCAGCCTCATGACCACGAGACAACCGCTCAAGCCTGCATGAGGAAAGTAATATTACGAAAAGTTTTAATGCATGATTCTTTTATACAAATTCAAGGCTCTTCCCTCCTCCAAGCACAACCCAGCCACCGAAATCTGGAATTGTTTTAAAGAATACTGAATTTGATTAGCCTAATAGCAATTGCCTGTGTGCTTTTGAACAGAATACCACACTATTGTTGACAAATATTAATAGGCTTGCAAAAAATCTTTGCATTCACATCATGGTCCTCTGCAAAGGTTGAATCAAGGCAGCTGGactcttgtttgttttctatgACTTAAGCAAGTATGCTGTTAGGCTAATGATGTGAAAGTGCCCAATCTAAAACTCAATCCTCATATCACGAATGAACATTTTACTTCTGAAAAAATACCACACTTGTATCTTTGAAATTAATCTTAGTGCGATTAAGTGCTGGGGAGTGTTACGGCCTCATaaaactgcccccccccccctttcccgtcCCACGGATGTCAAGACACTGTGTTCGGCCTGCGGGCACGTGCAAATACCAGCGTGCTTCCCCACTGCCAATTAGGTCGCTCTCGTGCCTGATTTGAGTGCAACCCAATCATCCCATCATACAGAtgttaatataataataatgattattattattatgaggaTTATTCTTATTACTGAGCCCAAAGTAGAGGGTAATGCGAGGTGTTTGTGAATAGATAGAAGGCAAAGGGTTTTGCACCCCTTGTTGTGTAACCTATGTGCCATTGAGAATGAGCcgcaattttatatatatatatatatacacacacacatatatatatacacagatatatacatatacacacataaaaaatgtatgtatgtgtatcacATAGTCTAATTTACCTCAGGAATTGGATGGTTTGATGTCCTCTGTGGTTAACGTTTATAATGTAAAATCCAAAAAGATACAATCAAGCGgacttctctctctttttcgctGTCCTTTGTGTACTTCTGATCGGGGGAGATCCTCTTGGTGTTCCCGCTCCTGCTGGAGAACAGTCCTCTGCTCCTCCTTGTGGTTGCTCTAAAGCAAGAATGGATGCTGAGGTTCTCCGCGCGCCGTCCACAAGAGCACGACTGTGACGTCACGGGCAGGAGACACTCACCAATCAGGAGGCGAGGATACAGGCGAGGGGTGGGGGCGAGTGTTTGTGGAGTAATTTCATTCAGAAAAATGCGGCATCGAGATGATGGCACGCCCACTGCGGTCCACCGCCATTGTGCTCGTTTCTGGTGAGTAATGTCcagtcgcacgcacgcacgcacgcacgaacgcacgcacgcacaagtaTATAGCCTTAATAATGGAGACCCCTCGGCTCaccgccccccgccccccccttaTTATCTGGGTGCTCTCCACGGTGCTGAAACGCAGTCTTGACTCACGGGggcacttcattaggtacccctttttttttatttagatgcaatttttttattctctctTTTTACTTTCTTTTATGTGGTCTATTAAAAAGTAAACGCTGTCACTCTCAAGGCAAAATATTTGGATATTTGTATTTTGGAATTATGTAACATTTCCTTAGGTCACCTGTTTAGTATGTACAGCTGCTAACAAGTCACAAAAATATCCCCCGCAGAATACATTGTGCGGATTAAACAGTCTCATGCTttattgtatgatttgtgctTATTATTGTGCGTTCAAGGTCACCGAGCAGGTGTGAAAGAGGCTTCCCCTGCTTGATGGCAAGCGTGGGTGCAGCATCACCAATGAGCGGAGCTTCCGCGAGAAAGGGAATCGCGACCATATAAGGACACTTCCTGCCTGTGACGTCGTCGGCGCCTTTCTCTCCCAAATCACCTTCGCTTATACGTTTGCAAATCAGCACCTTGTGATTTGGTTTACACTTGGGATGTGATAGAGCTGCGGGGTGTTATGACACCGGAATCAAACACCTGAGTGTGCAAGTGTGAGATGCGGATGAGTCAAAGCAGCGACAGTGTTGACAAGTAACAACCACCCACCAAACCACCTGGAAGCACATGGTTGCAAGCATTAACATACAGTACATTTGAAAATTCATAGCTTCTACAGTCAAGAAATGTCCATTTATGATCGTATCAGCACTATTAGCAATATGATCAGTGATCTATTTCCGCTCCATCTATTCTAAAGTGTACATTATTTGTATTTGCACATGTGGTGTTCAGGTGACCTGAGGTGGGTCTTGTTATGGTTGCCTAGCGACCAAAGTTTGGATCACattacaaagacacacacacacacacttttagtTCTCTTGCTGCCATCGTCACATCGCTCCTCAGGACTCAGCCTTCTGGCGGAATTGTTTATTGTTTgtattcttatttatttgggGGGGAGTCATTATAGTTTGGTCCAGAATGCAGAATCTATCTGCGAAGATGTTCTTCTGCGCGTTGCtgctggcggcggcggcttccTATGTGCATTCCCAAGCGGGTAACACTTGTTATTCTGACTTGATTGACCTCCTGTCAAGAAAAGGTCGGGATAtcttgattgacagctcttctCCTTATTTTAAGATTGCAGTCAAGCTCAGTCATGTGACCTCTGCGTTGGTGACTCCATGCTCAACCTAACTGGCTGCGTCTGGAAGCTGTGTCCTGATGGTaaaacacgcgcacgcacattgACAGTAATTCCAGCATGGCAGCTGCTGTAACGTGAGCTGCTGCTGTTTGTAGAGCCTAAATTATTTAGCATTCCACAACGCGCACATATTGAAGTCATTGTGACTCAGGTAACGACACCGGGGTGTGCGTGACGGACCAGGGTAACGTGGCCGACAGCTCCAGAAACTGCAGCTGGACCCGCGTGTCGGAGCTCTGCACCGGTACGCCGCCGCCACTAGATGGTGCCGAAAGATGCAAACCGCTGACGCGCTAATTTGTGTTTTTCCGTGCAGTGGTGGAGACGGTGGCCGAAGGAGGCGGTGACTCAGGTAAAAGGACTTGACGTCACTCTTGCGTCAAGGGGTCCTGACTTGCAATATTGCTGAGCGTGCGTTCCTCTCTCACTCAGACGCGGGTGGCAAAGCCCGGCCGCAGCTTTCCCCGGCCAGATTCAACTTGTCCAGCTTCATCGGCGGCGTGGTGCTGGTCCTCTGCTTGCAGGCCGGTGGCGTGCTCGCCATGCGCTTCCTCAAGTCCAAGGAGCAGAGCGACTACGACCCCATGTGAGGCGCCGCAACACCCACAGTGTCTTTGTGTGCTTCAATAAATTAGTAACATTTGTATTTAACTGATTTATATTTAAATAGACAAAATTAACACGAATATTatattacaaaaaatattttttattcatcatttgtaatcactcaaaataataaatatgacaGTAATTTCGGTATAGGTTAATTAGTGACCTCTAGTGGCAATACAGGAACATTGCTGCTCCGGGCACATCAGTCCAATATGAACTAGTATTAAACTTACTTTGGACTGTCCAATTTTGCGTGAGCTTTTATGTTTTGTTGTGATTCCATCACAGGCGCAATGACAGGACATCACACTCATTGTTGATGGATAAAAGTATTTGGaggcaacatttttagtgtcccaatacttttgtccacatGCTGTCCAAGTTGCAGCCCAGTGTTGACGTCAtcccggtgtgtgtgtgtgtctgtgtctgtgtgtatctgtgtgtatgcgtgcgtgcagAGAGCAACCTCAGTGAGGTGACCGAGCGGCGACGAAGGACGACGTGACTCACAGGATGGTGACGACAAGACACCGCATTTTTACGATTGGTCGCCGTGATCCCCCTCCCCTTCTACCCCTTCAAGTAGGACTGGAAGCACATCGCTTCCCTTCTACTCTTTTcatttgtgtgtattttgcGTTGAATTGTGTTTAGTGCATTTTCACACTTTGATTGCCAGTTGATCTCTTCATTCTTAATGAATGTCCAATGTGGATCACCCCGATCGAGGCCTCCGAGCAGGCACTTTCCGGAACCCCTCACTCACTCCCAATTTGGCCCAGAACCAAAAAGGCTTGAATGGACCCTTACAAAACCTCAGTGACCATGGCCAGCATCCAATTTTGTTGACAAAAGAAGGGGGCGGGGTGAGTCGTTCTCATTCTGACCATTCCTTGGACAAATGTTGCCTTCGACTAAACAAAGTAGATCAATAATAGTTCAATAATAACTTTAATTCTACTGTAAGTGAGTATTTCCATGCATGAATTGCACCACACTGCTCCTAAGTGGCCGAGGTGTGCACAGCAGAAAATcaagtctttttcttttttctttttttttttttctggttgttCTTTGAAGTTTTGTTTAAAGTTGAGCTTTGGAAGTTGTTGTTCATGTTTATCTAACCTGATTTCAATATCAATCCCAAAATAACTGTGAGTGCTATTTGTtatgtattcattcatttacatCGCACGCACACCTCCTCCCTCCCACAGACAGCAGAAGGCGTTCCCCGAGTTGacgcaacacgca of the Syngnathus typhle isolate RoL2023-S1 ecotype Sweden linkage group LG20, RoL_Styp_1.0, whole genome shotgun sequence genome contains:
- the cd164l2 gene encoding CD164 sialomucin-like 2 protein, producing the protein MQNLSAKMFFCALLLAAAASYVHSQADCSQAQSCDLCVGDSMLNLTGCVWKLCPDGNDTGVCVTDQGNVADSSRNCSWTRVSELCTVVETVAEGGGDSDAGGKARPQLSPARFNLSSFIGGVVLVLCLQAGGVLAMRFLKSKEQSDYDPIEQPQ